Genomic window (Sulfurovum riftiae):
CATCATGAACCGTATCGCTGACCTTGGGATGCTGATTGGTCTTTTCATTATATACTGGAATGTAGGAAGCCTGCAGTACGATGTGGTCTTTGCCGAACTTCCTAACTTGAGTGGATCCATATTGAATGCGGCAGCGATCGCACTCTTTATCGGTGCCATGGGTAAGTCGGCACAGTTCCCTCTGCATACCTGGTTGACGGATGCGATGGAAGGTCCTACTCCTGTATCGGCATTGATCCACGCAGCGACGATGGTAACTGCCGGTGTATTCCTGGTCATTAGAGCCAACCCGCTCTTCTCCATGACACCGGAAGTGAGTTTCTTCATTGCAGCACTGGGTACCTTCGTGGCATTCTTCGCCGCATCGATGGCACTGGTCAACAGAGACTTGAAGCGTATCATCGCCTTCTCGACACTCTCACAGCTTGGGTATATGTTCGCAGCCGCAGGTCTTGGTGCCTACTGGATCGCACTGTTCCACCTGGCAGCACACGCCTTCTTCAAAGCACTGCTCTTCCTTGGTGCAGGTAACGTGATGCACGCGATGCATGACGAGCTTGACATCTTCAAGATGGGTGGATTGAAAAAAGCGATGAAGTGGACCTATATTTACATGGGAGTTGCTTCACTGGCGTTGGCGGGTATCCCGTTCTTTGCAGGTTTCTTCTCCAAAGATGCCATCATCGAGACGGCATGGAATGAAGGAACACTGGTATTGTGGATGATCCTTGTGGTCACTGCGGGAATGACGGCATTCTACAGCTTCAGACAGGTCTTCCTGACCTTCGAAGGAAAAGAGCGTTACACTGAAGAGATCGATTACTTCAAAGACGGAAAGCATCATCCACATGAGATGTACAAGTACGTGCTGATCGCAATGTCACCGTTGGCGATCCTTGCAGTGATCGCCGGATTCTTTATGGGAAGCTTCGAGCACTTCGTGACGAAGCTGCTTCCTGACTATCATATGAGTGAGCATACACACCATTTGGCACTGGTACTTGGGCTTGTTGTTCTTGTCTTTGCCGTAGGCGGTATCGTATTGGCGTACAAGAAGTACTACAAAGGTCTCGAGAGAGATGAGAAGCTGGAGAACAGCTTCATGTACAAAGTGCTTGCCAACCAGTACTATATCCCGAACCTCTATGAGGCGATCATCACGAAGCCATATGCGATGCTTTCGGAAATGATGTGGAAAGATGTGGATATGAAGATCGTGGATGCAACGGTCGACGGTATAGCCAAGTTCCTCTACAAGAGCGGTGATGGTTCAAGAAAGATGCAGACAGGTAACCTTTCGAACTATCTGAACTGGATGGCCGTTGGTTCTGTGTTCCTTTTGGTAGTAGCAGTAATTTCAGCGATGTTTGTGTAAGGAGAAGATAAATGGAAAATATTTTAAGTATATTGGTGTTTTTTCCTGCGATCGCTGGATTGTTAGGATTTGTTGTAGATAAAGATAGTGCAAGGGCTTACGGGATCACTGTAGCAGCGATCGAGTTCCTTCTCTCTATCTGGCTGTGGTTCAGTTTCGACACGGCGAATGCAGGTATGCAATTCGTCGAGTTGATCCCTCTGATCCCTGATTTCGGTATCTCATACTACCTGGGTGTAGACGGTATCTCACTCTTCATCATCATTATGGCGACCCTGATGACACTGATCGGTATGATGAGTATGAGTATCACGGAGAATATCAAGAACATGATCATTACGCTTCTCTTCCTTGAGATGACGATGGTGGGTGTTTTCGTAGCACTCGATGCGATTATCTTCTATCTTTTCTGGGAGCTTTCACTCGTACCTATGCTTTATATCATCGGTGCATGGGGTGGACCGCTCAGAGTCTATGCGGCAGTGAAGTTCTTCCTCTATACCTTTATGGGATCACTGATCATGCTGGTAGGTATGCTGTTCGTAGCCTATGTCTACCATAACCTTACAGGCGTATGGAGCTTTGCGATCACTGACTGGTATGCACTGGTACTTCCGGTCAATTACCAGCTCTGGCTCTTCGCAGCGTTCTTCCTCGGTTTTGCGATCAAGGTGCCGATGTTTCCGTTCCATACCTGGTTGCCATATGCACACGGACAGGCGCCGACCATCGGTTCGGTCATCCTTGCAGCGGTACTTCTGAAGATGGGTACTTACGGTTTTGTAAGATTCTCGCTTCCGATGTTCCCTGATGCATCGGTGCTGGCGATCACACCGATCGCTGCGATCTCGATCGTGATGATCATCTATACAGCGATGGTAGCGTATGCGCAGAAAGATATGAAACAGGTCATTGCATACTCATCCGTATCACATATGGGTATCATCATGATCGGTATCTTCGCGATGAATGCTGAAGGTATCAGTGGTTCTGTCTTTCAAATGCTCTCACACGGTATCGTCTCGGGTGCACTGTTCATGCTCGTAGGTGTGATCTATGACAGAAGACATACGAAGCTGATGAGTGAATTCGGCGGACTTGCGTCGGTGATGCCGAAATATGCCGTGATCTTCGGGATCATGCTGATGTCATCGGTCGGACTTCCTTTGACCATCGGATTCGTAGGCGAGTTCCTTGTACTGATAGGTTTCTATGAAGTTTCGCCGGTCATGACAGTACTGGCAGGTACTTCCATCATCATCGGTGCGATCTATATGCTATCTGTTTACAAGCAGAGTTTCTTCGGTCCTGTGACCAACGAAGCAAATAAATCACTCAAAGACCTTGACCGTAAAGAGACATGGTCCCTGGTACCTTTGGTCCTTATCGTTGTCTGGTTGGGTGTCTACCCCAAACCGGTACTTGCACCGATCGACAATTCTGTCAAAGCGATGTTGAGCTTCATGAATGAAAAAGCGATCACACAAGAGGCAAAAGATATGATCAAAGTCTCTAAAACAACACTAAACAGAGGGGAGGTTAAGTAATGTTACAACCTATCAATGTAAGTTTGGAAAGTCTTAATCTCATTACACTTGCACCTATGCTTGTAGCGATCGCAGGTGGTTTGATTATACTGATACTTGACCTGATCAACGAGAAACTCCACAAGTCTCTCTATGTGATGCTGACCATTCTGGTACTCGTGATCGATTTTGGTGCGACCCTGGGGCTGAATGTGAATGAACGCGGTTTCTTTGATGTGATGCTGATCGATGGTATTTCCATCGTCTCGCAACTTCTGATCATTGTGGCGTCCATCATCTTCACACCGCTGGCATTGACCTCGAAGCGTTTTCATGAGTACTCCTATCCGGAGTTCTTTGCACTCTTCCTGTTCATGGTCGCCGGCTTCCAGTTCATGGTGGCAAGTGACAACCTTATCCTGATCTTCGTAGGTCTTGAGACAGCGTCACTTTCACTCTATACGCTCATTGCACTGCATAACAGAAGCAACTCTTACGAAGCTGCGGTGAAGTACTTCACCATGGGTGCTTTGGCAGCAGGTTTCTTCGCGATGGGTTCTGCAGTGATCTATGCACTGACAGGATCGGTCGAACTCTATAGAGTAGCGGACGTATTGGCGGCACGTATGGATGAGACAGGATTGATGATTGCGATCTTCGGATCATCCGTACTCCTTCTGGTGGCATTTGCATTCAAACTCTCACTCTTCCCGTTCCATACCTGGGCACCGGATGTGTATGAGGGAGCATCTGCACCACTTGCCGGATACATGTCAGTTGTTCCGAAGGTAGCGGCATTCGTCGTTTCCATCAGGATCTTCGGTATGTATATCGACCTGGGTGTCGAGTGGGTCAGAGTGGTCATCCTGGTACTTGCAGTACTTACAATGACCCTGGCGAACCTTATGGCGCTGGTACAGGAAGATGTCAAGCGTATGCTTGCATACTCATCCATCTCCCATGCCGGTTTCATTATTGCGGCATTGGCACTGGATACGACAGAAGGTACGACAGCGATCTTCTTCTATTATGCACTTTTCATGTTCACGAACCTTGGTGCCTTCACCATGCTTTGGATCTCCAGACACAAAGTCAGAAGATTCGATGCACGTTTTGACCATCCGTATGAGAAGTTCGCAGGGTTCATCAAGATCATGCCTGTCGGGGCAGTGATCATGGCGATCTTCATGCTTTCTCTGGCCGGTGTTCCGCCGTTCTCCGTCTTCTGGGGAAAGATCTATGTCATGCAGGCAGCGGTCAATTCAGGATATGTCTGGTTGGCGATCGTGATGGGGCTTAACTCGGCGATCGCGGCATACTACTATCTGAAACTGATCGTCTATATGTTCCTCAAAGATCCGGTCAAAGATGTCGATACTGTCTACTACAACCTTTCCAAGCCATTGATGGCAGTGATCGGTATGGCAACGATAGCGACGATCGCAGCGATCTTCTATGTACAGCCTCTGGTATCGTATATCTACTATATGATCTCCGCTTCAGGTTATTAAAACCTTATAAGACCGTAGGGTGGGCTTCAGCCCACCACATATATAATTCCCCTACAGTAACATCTTCTCCAGATCTTCAACACTACCTTTTATTACATTTTCAAACTGGGAATTATTGAACGTCGTCTGTCTTTTTGCCAGTCTTGCTGTATTGGTCGTAATCTTCTCCTGAAGCATCTCTCTGTCGTAGATCCCGTCCAGGTAAGCCAGGGTCTCTTTGATGCCGATGGCTTTCATACAGTTGGGAGCCCTCGTATATTTTTTTTCAAGACAGCATATCTCATCGATGAGACCTTTTTTTAACATAAGCTCCGTTCTCAGAGCAATGCGTTTTCTGAGAAGCTGCCTGTCGATCTCAATTTGGTAGACAGGCAGTTCGGACTTGACGGTCGGTCTGGGAGGGAATTGTCTGAAATACTCGGAGGGGATCAATCCGGTCTCAAAATAGATATCCAATGCCTTCTCTATACGGTAGGGGTCATTGGATGCGATCCTGCTCATATAGTCAGGGTCCAGGCTGGAGAGCCAGGTGTAGGTCTCTTTGAGATCTTTCAGGGCATCGGCGGTTTTCTTTTCACTTGCTGCCGATATCTTCGGGAGTTCGCTGATACCGTCCATCAGCATTTTGAGGTAGAAACTCGTGCCTCCGACGATGACAAGATTCTTACTGTCCGCCGCAGCTTTTGCATAGACATCGTTGTAGAGACGGATGAATGTCGTGACGTCGAAATCCTCATTGGGGTAGATGCGGTCCAAACCGAAATGCACTATGCCTTCTCTCTCTTCGAGGGTCGGCTTGGCGGATACAATATCGATCTCTTTGTAGATGGAGAGCGAATCAATGGAAAGGATGTAGGCATCCAGTGCCTGTGCCACTTTGATGGATAGTGCGGTCTTACCCGAAGCGGTAGGACCAATGAGTGCAAGTTGTCTGATCGTATTCATGACACAATGATAACAAGTTAGTGCTAAGTGTTAAGGGTTAAGTGCTAAGAGGGTAAAATGATACATCAATATTTTGGAGAGTGTATGGATCTGTTTGATAAACATAATCGTTTCAACATTGCCAATTTGGTCACCTACCTGAATGTCTCACTTGGGGTAATCGCCATCTACTTTATCGTCAAAGAGGATTTTTTCACTGCGATCGTTCTGGCATGGATCGCAGGTGCCTGTGATATCATTGACGGGAAACTGGCACGAAAGTATGAACTTTCTACAGAATTCGGTGTACAGCTGGACAGTTTTGCAGACTTTATCTCTTTTGTCGTCATGCCGCCATTTCTGCTTTTTTATGCACTTAAAGGAAGTTTTACAAACGGATGGGAAGAGATGTTAGTGGGCATTGTCTTTATTGCTTACATTATTTTAGGCTTGCGCAGACTGGTGGAATTCAATCTTAAAGTGGATGCAGGAGAAGTTGCCAAATACTTTGAAGGTGTACCGACACCGCTTGGTGCCATCCTGCTTTGGGTGCTCTATCTGCTTTTCAGTTACAGTATTGTCCCAAGCGTATCTGTCATTACGTTGATGGTAGTGTTTATTGCCTGGTCACTGAATTCAAAATTAAAAATTCCACACCCGTAATGAATGAGGAATGAGGAATGAGGAATGAAGAACTGAAAAGAAATGTCTGGATAGAGAAGCTAAATGATTTTTCTGAATTGGTGATGTTCAAACACTCTGTGTTTTCACTTCCGTTTATTTTTATAGCCATGCTGGTCGCCGCCTATCTTGATACAGGTTCTGGGTGGTTTGGATGGAAACTGCTTCTGCTTGGTACAGTGGCAGCAGTATCTGCAAGAAACTTTGCCATGGGTGTCAACCGTTACCTTGACAGGGATATTGACATACTCAATCCCAGAACGAGGAACAGACCTTCTGTGGACGGCAGGGTTTCCGATACACAGATGGTACTTTTCATTCTTGTCAATGCATTGGTATTCATTGGTGTTGCCTACCTTATCAATGCGCTTGCATTTGCACTTTCGATACCTATCTTGCTGGTATTGGGTGCCTATACATTTTTCAAACGTTTCTCGGCAATGGCACACCTTATTCTCGGTGTGAGTCTGGGGCTCGCTCCCATCGCCGGAGTTGTGGCCGTCTCGGGAGAGATCACTGCTTGGTCTGTCTGGCTTGCCGCAGGTGTGATGTTCTGGGTGGCAGGTTTCGACCTGCTCTATTCCCTGCAGGATATGGAGTTCGACAAGGCCAACAACCTGCACTCCATCCCGTCGAAATTCGGTGCCAAAAAAACGATGCTGATCGCCAGAGCTTTCCACCTGATGACAGTGATCTTCTGGACAGTATTCGTTGTAAGTGCACAGCTCGGCATTTGGGCTGAAAGTGCGGTAGTGTTCGCAGCACTCATGTTGACATATGAACACTATCTTGTCAATAAGGACTTTACAAAGATCGACAGGGCTTTCTTTACCGTAAACGGGTATCTGGGGTTTGTCTTTCTGTTTTTCATCATCTTGGAGGTAGCATAAATGGATTATATAGAAATAGGGATCATTGCAGCATTGGCTATGATCGTACTCTATCTGTTCTCGGTGAACAGAGAATTGAAAAAAGAGCAAAAAGTACTGCAGGACATCCTGGAGGTCAAAGATACGACCATACAGAACCTTCAGGCTTCCCGTGTAGCGGTCAAAGATGTCATAGAGAACCTTTCGGCACATGACGAAGTAATGGCACTGGTGGAATCTGGAAAGAGCAGGGAAGAGATATCCAATGAGCTTGGCATCCCCGTCAACAAGATAGAACTCATCATCAAATTCGACAAGATAAAAAAAGACCATGCCGTCTAAAAGCTGGGAATCTGTTCTTCAGGAGGCATACGCCAACCTTGAAGAGGATTACCGCCAGTTTCTTGAAGAGGACAGCGGTTATATCCCCGACAGGGAGAATTATTTTAATGCCTTCAAGACACTGCCCAAAGAGAATGTCAAATACATTCTTTTCGGACAGGACCCCTACCCCAGGGAAGAGAGTGCCAACGGCTATGCCTTTATCGATGCCAGGGTCAAAGCGGTTTTCTCCGACAAAGGCCTGAGCAAGGAAGTGAACCGGGCGACCAGCCTGCGGAACTTCGTCAAAATGGCCCTGGTCGCACGGGGTGACCTCTCTCTGGAAGATCTTTCACAGGATGCCATCGCTTCTGTCGACAAAACAGTGCTTATCAGCTCCATTGAAGAACTCAGGGTCAATTTTGAGAAGAACGGTGTACTGCTTCTCAACACGGCCCTTATCTTCACGGACAAGAAAAGCTCGTCCCGACATGTCAAAGCATGGCGTCCTTTCGTTCAGAGCCTGTTACGCTCTCTTGAAGCACAGCAGCCCAAGCTCATCCTTTTCGGTACCCATGCCAAAGAACTGAAAAAGCATCTGCCGCTTGAAAGTTTTGAAACGATCGAGCTGGAACACCCCTACAACCATACCTTCATCGCCAATCCAAAAGCGCTTGAACTTTTCGGCCCGATGCACTTACTTGATAAATAAAGCTTTTTTGGGTAAAATTCTGCTCTTACAATATATGTGCGCTCATAGCTCAGCTGGATAGAGCATCGGTTTGCGGTACCGAAGGTCTCAGGTTCGAATCCTGATGGGCGTACCACTTCTATTGACGGTGTAGCCGTTGTTTCAAGAGATATAATTTTCTTTATATGTTTAAGGTTTAACTATCTCCCACTTTTACTCCCACTTACTGTTACAAAAACTACGCCATATTTTGACAAACTGACGTACTGTCACGAGAACTGTCTTGATGTGAGGAAAGTGTTGTTTGATGAGTTTGAACTGGTTGTAGAGTATCTTGCACCTATACCAGTAGAAGATGGTAAGGTGCGTGTGAAGTGTTTTAGAACATTGGAAATATATAGTGGTAGAAGAGAGATACTGGGATTGTATCTTAGTGAGAATGAGGGAGCCAACTTCTGGCTGCAGGTTCTGACTGATTTAAGCAAAGATATCCTTATTGCTTCTGTAGATGGTTTAAAGGGCTTTCCTGAAGCCACATTCCCACAAACAGAGGTACAGCTATGTATCGTCCATCAAATCAGAAATTCATTCAAATATGTAGCTTCTGAAAATCAGAAAGAGTTCATGAAAGATCTTAAACAAGTTTACCAGGCACTCTCCAAAGAGGCTGCTGAATTGGAGTTGGATAGGCTTGAAGAGAAATGGGGAGACAAATATCCTGAAGATATCAGACGTATTATTTACACGACAAATATTATTGAATCAGTGTATCGACAGTTCAGAAAACTTACTAAAACCAAAGGAGCATTTCCTAATGAAAATTCATTGTTAAAATTGCTGTATATGGGAATTCAAAATGCCCAGAAAAAATGGACAATGCCAATGAGAAACTGGTCTCTGACCATTTCTCAACTGGCGATCTTCTTTGAGGGAAGATTGGATAAGGCTCTGAAGTTGTAATATAATTCACTCATCTATCGGGTGACACAAAATTCTGAATGGTCTCAAAAATTCCTTTTATCAGAGGAGGGTCTAATTCCTTGATCTTTTGGGCCATATCATTAAATTCTGATAAGTACTTTATTGTAGGTTAAAAGTTGTAACTTATACCAAAGTTCCAACTGTCAACTGAAACATCAAAATCTATATCATAACCAAAAACTTCTTCTGTTGTATCATCATCATATAATCTTACATAGTCAATAAAAACTGATAGATTATTAATAATACTAAACGAAGCTCCAATACCCCAAGAAAGACCATCTTCATCTTCCTCCACATCATCAAAATCTATAGATGCATACCCCACTAAAATATAAATGTTAAAATCTTCATTTATAGGATAACTTGGTTTAATATAAATTCCCCATACATTTTCATCATCATTATCAGAAGAGCCTGAGCTATTCATCCAAGGATGCGTTGATGAGGTGTTAGTATAATCTATATCACCGAATGTTCTCCAGTATCTACCTTCAATGGCAATATACTGATTAAGTTTATATCCTGCTTGAAGCATTATTGTATTGAGATCATAATCAGATTCTGCCTGTATTATAATGGGGTGGTTCATGTTTGCTTCTGAATTTGCATTCATTGGTCCATATGCAAGACCCAAATAGAAACCTACATCAGATACAATGGCATTTTGTGGAGTGATAATATCACTAGAGGTATATCCACTGTCATGCTTTGCCTTATACGAATTTGAACCATAGGCTGGATAAGATTCCGCCATCACTGTTGTACCTATTGCCAATGTTAAAATAAGTGAGAGTGTTAATTTTTTCATAAGATTTTTCCTCGTTTTTATGTCATTTTATTATATCTAAAGAAAATATAAAAGAATCTTTTCAGTTTCAAAAAATGTTGGGGGAATAGTCTTTCATTTGAGCACACCTATTACGATCAAGAACGGCTTGAGGTCACTTTTAAGTTTTTTCTACTTTTTCCTGACAATACGACCTGAGTATTTACAGAATGGAAAGATCTTCCTGGACCAGTGGACACAAATCCTCACAAACGACGCTGTAGCGTATCATTTCCATGGTTGGAAAGATGGAAATATTGATGAAAATCTTCTCTAGTTCTGCTTGAAGATAGATTGAAGATTAGGATTTTGAGTTTTCAATAGCTCTCGTAGAGACTAAAAATATATAAATTAGATTTTAAAAGCAAAGATATAAGCAAGGCTCCTGAATACTTTAGAAAAAGTTGTGATAATGGGTATTATCAGGGATGTTACAGAATAGGATTCATGTATATATTAGCTCAAGTGGTAAATAAAGATAATGTTAAATCTGCCGAATATTATAAAAAAAGATGTGATGGAAACGATACTGATAGTTGTGTATTTCTTGGAGCTGCCTATCTTGAGGGTGTAGGAGTAAGCAAAAATAAACTTAAAGCAAAGAGTTTCTATAAAAAGGCGTGTACTTTGGGAGATGTATATGCTTGTCAGAAGGTTATACCTTAGAAATTCAAAGTGGGGAAAGGAAGTATGATAGTTGCAAGGGTTATGGACGTATTAGAAATTTTAGTAGCTATTTCTCTCTGACTAAAAAGGTGGGGGAGTATAATCTGAAAGGTTTCCCCGATGCTTGCATCGGTTGGATTCAAGCCCAAAGAGCAGAGATGTTATGATATGGAATGAGTGATCATATTTTCAAAAGTCATAACAAAACAGTATTGTTGTATCACTTGGTGTTTCCAGCAAAGTATCGGAGAAAAGTATTCAGTAAAGCTGTTGAGAAAACTTTGATTGAGACGTGTTTGGGAATAGCTCAAAGATATGAAATACATTATTTTGGAAATTGGAAATGATGAGGACCATGTACATTTTTTGGTGCAAGGTGTTTCAAAGATGCCAGTTTCAAGAATAGTGCAGATTATCAAAAGTATTACTGCTCGTGAGCTTTTTTCTCAACGCAAAGAGGTCAAGAAGCTTCTGTTGGGAGGGAATTTATGGACAAGTGGATTTTATGCTAATACAGTAGGACAATATGCCAGTGAAGAAGCCCTTCGAAATTATGTCAAAAATCAAGGGTGAGAATACAACAAGGTGCATTCTGGTTAACTTCGGTTTGACTTTGAATGTTGAGACAGTTATGGATACCCCGTTGCTTGCAGTGGGGTAGTTCATTTACATAACAGATATGTTTTCCCACATTCGTTAAGCAGTGTTGCATCATCCCCTCCTAACCAAAGTTATATTACAATAAGAACAAACTATCCTGTGGAGTCTCTGCCGTGAAAATCTTACTTATCAATTTCAATCCTGTTGTCTCCAGACTTTTTGCTTTGTGTACGCGTGATGCGCATATTGAGTTGGATGAAGTGGAGGAGGTCAGCGATGTTGAGAGGGGAAAGCACTATGATCTGCTGTTTGTGGATGATGCTTCCTATGTGGAGAGTGTCAAAGAGTTCATGGAGAGCAGAAGCATAGGCAAAAAAGTGTTTATCTCGTATGAGCCGGGGAGTGTTTCCGGTTTTAACCTCACTCTGAAAAAACCTTTTCTTCCGTCACAAATCCTGAATATCATAGAGAATGCGACGGTTGCAGAAGAAGTGAAAGAGGAAGAGGAGGAAGCACCGGTGATCTTCCCTTTGGATGAAGAGGAAAAGAACATTGAAGAGAGTAAAGAGGATTCAGAAGTGACACCGTCGATCTTTCCGTTGGCTGCGGAAGAGACAGAGGAAGAGGAGATCGTTCCGGAGAATCCTCACATACTCGACAGCAGAGAGATTGAAAAGATAAAGGATCTGCTCGATATGGAAGAGAATGAAATACTCCCTGTCGAAGAGGAGCTCCCCGAGGAAGTGGTGGAGCAGCGAAAGGTAGAGGCCATTACGGCTCAGCTGATCGCAGACGGGCTTGAGATCGTTGAGGAAGAGGAGATCGTCAAGACGATACAGGCGGGAAAGAAGTCCAAAAAGAAGAAAAAAAAGGAAGATACGGGTCCTTTCAGCAAAGAGGAGTTCGATGCTATCCAAAAGGCATTCAGGGAAGCACTTTTCAGCCTTAAACCCAAAAAGATCAAAAAACTTCTCAAAGGCAAAAAAGTAGAATTGAAATTGAAACTAAAGGATCAGGACTGATGCATAAAGGGGCAATACTGGTACTTTCCGGACCCAGCGGAGCGGGGAAGAGTACCATTATCAATGCGGCTTCCGATGAGATAGGCGAGTACTACTTCTCCATCTCCACAACGACAAGGGAACCAAGGGTCGGGGAAGAGGATGGTGTGGACTATTTCTTCGTGACCAAAGAGTGTTTTGAAGAAGATATCAAGGCGGGAAATTTCCTGGAGTATGCACAGGTACACGGTAACTACTACGGTACCTCGCTCAAACCGGTCAAAGAAGCGCTTGCACAGGAAAAGCTGGTGATTTTCGATATCGATATACAGGGACATCGGCTGGTACGGGCAAAGATGGATGATATCACGACCTCCGCTTTCATTACACCACCGACGCTCAAGGAACTTGAGACAAGGCTTCGTGCACGCTGTACGGATGATGAAGCGGTGATCCTCAGACGTATAGAGAATGCCAAAGAGGAGATCAAAGCGGTAGGAGAGTATGATTTTACGATCATCAATGATACAGTAGAGGAAGCAGCGCAGAAATTCATCATTGTCGCCAAAGCAGCCAGACTCAAACAGAGCAAGGAAGATGAGGCGGAATTCATACAGCATTGGCTTGGCGTTTAAAAAAAACTGCTTATTGACGCTTCCTTAAACATTTTTAAGTATAATTGTTAAAATTTTTAAAATTGCACCTCAGAGTGCAGACAAAGGATGAACCATGGGTATGCCAAGTATGCCAGAGTTGCTGATCGTTTTGGCGATCGTTGTACTTCTTTTCGGAGCGAAAA
Coding sequences:
- a CDS encoding NADH-quinone oxidoreductase subunit M, with protein sequence MENILSILVFFPAIAGLLGFVVDKDSARAYGITVAAIEFLLSIWLWFSFDTANAGMQFVELIPLIPDFGISYYLGVDGISLFIIIMATLMTLIGMMSMSITENIKNMIITLLFLEMTMVGVFVALDAIIFYLFWELSLVPMLYIIGAWGGPLRVYAAVKFFLYTFMGSLIMLVGMLFVAYVYHNLTGVWSFAITDWYALVLPVNYQLWLFAAFFLGFAIKVPMFPFHTWLPYAHGQAPTIGSVILAAVLLKMGTYGFVRFSLPMFPDASVLAITPIAAISIVMIIYTAMVAYAQKDMKQVIAYSSVSHMGIIMIGIFAMNAEGISGSVFQMLSHGIVSGALFMLVGVIYDRRHTKLMSEFGGLASVMPKYAVIFGIMLMSSVGLPLTIGFVGEFLVLIGFYEVSPVMTVLAGTSIIIGAIYMLSVYKQSFFGPVTNEANKSLKDLDRKETWSLVPLVLIVVWLGVYPKPVLAPIDNSVKAMLSFMNEKAITQEAKDMIKVSKTTLNRGEVK
- the mqnP gene encoding menaquinone biosynthesis prenyltransferase MqnP; this encodes MRNEELKRNVWIEKLNDFSELVMFKHSVFSLPFIFIAMLVAAYLDTGSGWFGWKLLLLGTVAAVSARNFAMGVNRYLDRDIDILNPRTRNRPSVDGRVSDTQMVLFILVNALVFIGVAYLINALAFALSIPILLVLGAYTFFKRFSAMAHLILGVSLGLAPIAGVVAVSGEITAWSVWLAAGVMFWVAGFDLLYSLQDMEFDKANNLHSIPSKFGAKKTMLIARAFHLMTVIFWTVFVVSAQLGIWAESAVVFAALMLTYEHYLVNKDFTKIDRAFFTVNGYLGFVFLFFIILEVA
- the nuoL gene encoding NADH-quinone oxidoreductase subunit L; the encoded protein is METLVYIALFAPFASSMFAALFGMSPRQTFVGVVASLLLFTSFLASAMLAFYVATTGMTIHVTMMDWISAGDLHIPFGFVVDQVSVTMMTVVTLVSTIVHVYSIGYMDHDKSFNRFFSYLSAFVFSMMILVMSDNFAGLFIGWEGVGVCSWLLIGFWYHKEDVSREENPSISPSWAANEAFIMNRIADLGMLIGLFIIYWNVGSLQYDVVFAELPNLSGSILNAAAIALFIGAMGKSAQFPLHTWLTDAMEGPTPVSALIHAATMVTAGVFLVIRANPLFSMTPEVSFFIAALGTFVAFFAASMALVNRDLKRIIAFSTLSQLGYMFAAAGLGAYWIALFHLAAHAFFKALLFLGAGNVMHAMHDELDIFKMGGLKKAMKWTYIYMGVASLALAGIPFFAGFFSKDAIIETAWNEGTLVLWMILVVTAGMTAFYSFRQVFLTFEGKERYTEEIDYFKDGKHHPHEMYKYVLIAMSPLAILAVIAGFFMGSFEHFVTKLLPDYHMSEHTHHLALVLGLVVLVFAVGGIVLAYKKYYKGLERDEKLENSFMYKVLANQYYIPNLYEAIITKPYAMLSEMMWKDVDMKIVDATVDGIAKFLYKSGDGSRKMQTGNLSNYLNWMAVGSVFLLVVAVISAMFV
- a CDS encoding CDP-alcohol phosphatidyltransferase family protein, with translation MDLFDKHNRFNIANLVTYLNVSLGVIAIYFIVKEDFFTAIVLAWIAGACDIIDGKLARKYELSTEFGVQLDSFADFISFVVMPPFLLFYALKGSFTNGWEEMLVGIVFIAYIILGLRRLVEFNLKVDAGEVAKYFEGVPTPLGAILLWVLYLLFSYSIVPSVSVITLMVVFIAWSLNSKLKIPHP
- the nuoN gene encoding NADH-quinone oxidoreductase subunit NuoN, producing the protein MLQPINVSLESLNLITLAPMLVAIAGGLIILILDLINEKLHKSLYVMLTILVLVIDFGATLGLNVNERGFFDVMLIDGISIVSQLLIIVASIIFTPLALTSKRFHEYSYPEFFALFLFMVAGFQFMVASDNLILIFVGLETASLSLYTLIALHNRSNSYEAAVKYFTMGALAAGFFAMGSAVIYALTGSVELYRVADVLAARMDETGLMIAIFGSSVLLLVAFAFKLSLFPFHTWAPDVYEGASAPLAGYMSVVPKVAAFVVSIRIFGMYIDLGVEWVRVVILVLAVLTMTLANLMALVQEDVKRMLAYSSISHAGFIIAALALDTTEGTTAIFFYYALFMFTNLGAFTMLWISRHKVRRFDARFDHPYEKFAGFIKIMPVGAVIMAIFMLSLAGVPPFSVFWGKIYVMQAAVNSGYVWLAIVMGLNSAIAAYYYLKLIVYMFLKDPVKDVDTVYYNLSKPLMAVIGMATIATIAAIFYVQPLVSYIYYMISASGY
- a CDS encoding uracil-DNA glycosylase family protein codes for the protein MPSKSWESVLQEAYANLEEDYRQFLEEDSGYIPDRENYFNAFKTLPKENVKYILFGQDPYPREESANGYAFIDARVKAVFSDKGLSKEVNRATSLRNFVKMALVARGDLSLEDLSQDAIASVDKTVLISSIEELRVNFEKNGVLLLNTALIFTDKKSSSRHVKAWRPFVQSLLRSLEAQQPKLILFGTHAKELKKHLPLESFETIELEHPYNHTFIANPKALELFGPMHLLDK
- the miaA gene encoding tRNA (adenosine(37)-N6)-dimethylallyltransferase MiaA, which gives rise to MNTIRQLALIGPTASGKTALSIKVAQALDAYILSIDSLSIYKEIDIVSAKPTLEEREGIVHFGLDRIYPNEDFDVTTFIRLYNDVYAKAAADSKNLVIVGGTSFYLKMLMDGISELPKISAASEKKTADALKDLKETYTWLSSLDPDYMSRIASNDPYRIEKALDIYFETGLIPSEYFRQFPPRPTVKSELPVYQIEIDRQLLRKRIALRTELMLKKGLIDEICCLEKKYTRAPNCMKAIGIKETLAYLDGIYDREMLQEKITTNTARLAKRQTTFNNSQFENVIKGSVEDLEKMLL